Proteins encoded within one genomic window of Epinephelus lanceolatus isolate andai-2023 chromosome 9, ASM4190304v1, whole genome shotgun sequence:
- the fbrsl1 gene encoding fibrosin-like 1 isoform X15, producing MFATPATLPPPPTLPTNSLVVPGHPAGTPYPEHDLLRQELNNRFLVQSSERGRGPSASPLAPVSLLRAEFHQHQHMHQHQHTHQHTFTPFPASLPPAAILTPPTAPPMVRTQARNFDKYTPKLDNPFIRHSNFFPSYPPTMPGMPPLLPHSGPFSSLQGAFQPKASNPIDVGGRPGAVPHTLLQKDPRITDPFRTSVRKPGKWCAVHVQIAWQIYHHQQKMKQMQLDPHKLDMNGKLDLFSRPPAPGVFPGFPYPHDLARPLFSSTGSSHPAPSPYGPVPHPSGFLPPSHLAGKYPFSRSSSYGGLGNLSSSAFGGLGNPSLGSNSVFGTKEGPGGLPTFGSPHHDTWNRLRRTPPSFPTPPQWPKTADAERSNSANSHEREREREREREREREREREREKRDSSIGKEEKDKDRDSVDRNRHSNRSSPASAPVSYQISSLIRSNSQNSCDSGRHHSGSVDRVREAEKELLERHRESSTLGDVKVKESRSPSKEILERRSSEDSIKPAQRSPSPYSKAVINEQGMKMAGGPPPTLKDSERKEPPPAELLHKVKNDMKIKEERKEEQEVMVVSSEPAPQPPAQALPAPISQPVNPHHHHPPLSHQPPLPSPRGSDIPAPGLHGVPMAHSLPLSMSAMPQMGSLNVLDRARMAPFMGVSPLAGRERLPHPAFPWDPLREAYRSLDLQRRMDFQLRAEQGHRFPSVYEQERAYREREAHDYSHHEHLLEVRREHERMRQQAEERERLHLREELDRARLHQLHQSPMEGHLPHMPPFMPHLGGMPYPRLSPSTGHNGPLNRTPPTAALSAPPPLVPAGSARPASPRRTTPLTTQDPRDYSPSRNPKEVEAR from the exons ATGTTTGCAACCCCAGCCACACTGCCGCCACCACCGACCTTACCGACCAACAGTTTAGTGGTGCCTGGGCACCCAGCCGGCACCCCCTACCCAG AGCATGACCTCCTGAGGCAGGAGCTGAACAACCGCTTCCTGGTTCAGAGTTCAGAGCGGGGCCGGGGGCCGTCCGCCTCTCCGCTGGCCCCCGTGTCGCTCCTGAGGGCCGAGTTTCACCAACACCAGCACATGCACCAGCACCAACACACCCACCAGCACACCTTCACGCCCTTCCCCGCCAGTCTGCCCCCGGCCGCCATCCTCACCCCGCCCACCGCACCCCCCATGGTGCGTACCCAAGCCAGAAAT TTCGACAAATACACTCCCAAACTGGACAATCCATTCATCAGACATTCAAAC TTCTTCCCCTCCTATCCCCCCACCATGCCAGGCATGCCCCCGCTGCTCCCACACTCAGGACCCTTCAGCTCACTGCAAGGAGCCTTCCAGCCCAAG gcaTCTAATCCCATCGACGTAGGGGGACGTCCTGGAGCAGTACCTCACACACTCCTACAGAAGGATCCACGG ATAACAGATCCATTCAGGACATCTGTTAGG AAACCTGGCAAGTGGTGTGCAGTGCATGTCCAGATCGCATGGCAGatctaccaccaccagcagaaaATGAAG CAAATGCAGCTGGATCCTCACAAACTAGACATGAATGGGAAGCTGGACCTGTTTAGTCGACCCCCAGCTCCAGGAGTCTTCCCAGGGTTTCCATACCCTCATGACCTGGCACGACCCCTCTTCTCTTCCACAG GCTCCAGCCACCCCGCTCCCTCTCCGTACGGCCCTGTCCCCCACCCCAGCGGCTTCCTGCCTCCTAGCCATTTGGCAGGTAAGT ATCCTTTCAGTCGCTCCAGTTCCTATGGCGGCCTCGGCAACCTTTCAAGCAGTGCCTTCGGAGGATTAGGCAACCCCTCGCTTG GGTCCAACAGCGTGTTTGGCACCAAGGAGGGGCCAGGAGGACTGCCCACATTTGGCAGCCCCCACCACGACACCTGGAACAGACTTCGACGAACCCCACCATCGTTCCCCACCCCGCCACAGTGGCCCAAAACCGCAGACGCTGAGAGAAGCAACTCAGCCAACAGCCATGAGAGAGAGCGGGAGAGAGAAcgggaaagagaaagagaaagagagagggagagggaaagagagaaaagagactCGTCCATCGGGAAGGAAGAGAAGGATAAAGACAG GGATTCTGTGGATCGCAACCGCCACTCCAATCGTTCATCTCCAGCCTCTGCACCTGTCAGCTACCAGATCAGCAGCCTGATTCGCTCAAACAGCCAGAACTCCTGTGATTCGGGTCGACATCACAGCGGCAGTGTAGATCGAGTTCGTGAGGCAGAGAAGGAGCTGCTGGAGCGCCACAGAGAATCTTCTACGTTGGGTGACGTAAAGGTGAAGGAGAGCCGCTCGCCCAGCAAGGAGATACTAGAGAGGAGATCCTCTGAAGACTCCATCAAACCCGCCCAACGTTCTCCTTCCCCATACTCCAAGGCCGTGATCAATGAGCAGGGCATGAAGATGGCAGGTGGGCCCCCGCCTACACTCAAGGACAGCGAAAGGAAAGAGCCCCCGCCTGCAGAGCTCCTCCACAAGGTGAAAAATGACATGAAGATtaaggaggagagaaaggaggagcaggaggtcATGGTGGTGAGTTCCGAGCCCGCCCCCCAACCACCAGCCCAGGCTCTCCCTGCTCCCATCAGCCAACCTGTAaacccacaccaccaccacccacctCTGTCCCACCAGCCCCCTCTTCCCTCACCACGTGGCAGTGACATTCCAGCACCTGGCTTGCATGGTGTTCCCATGGCACACTCTCTGCCCCTTTCCATGAGTGCCATGCCCCAGATGGGCAGCCTCAATGTGCTAGACCGGGCTCGCATGGCTCCTTTCATGGGTGTGAGTCCTCTGGCAGGAAGAGAGCGCCTGCCCCACCCGGCCTTCCCTTGGGACCCACTAAGAGAGGCCTACCGCAGCCTGGACCTGCAGCGACGCATGGACTTCCAGCTCAGGGCTGAGCAAGGACATCGTTTCCCCAGTGTGTACGAACAGGAACGAGCCTACCGCGAAAGGGAGGCTCATGACTACTCTCACCACGAGCACCTGTTGGAGGTGCGCAGGGAGCACGAGAGGATGAGACAACAGGCGGAGGAGCGAGAGCGCCTCCACCTGAGGGAGGAGCTGGACAGAGCACGCCTCCATCAACTGCACCAGTCCCCAATGGAGGGCCATCTACCCCACATGCCCCCCTTTATGCCCCACCTAGGCGGCATGCCCTATCCCAGACTCAGCCCCTCTACGGGACACAACGGCCCTCTGAACAGAACACCCCCTACTGCCGCACTCAGTGCACCCCCGCCCCTCGTGCCAGCCGGCAGTGCCAGGCCAGCCTCACCCAGGAGGACTACCCCCCTCACCACCCAGGACCCACGGGACTACTCCCCATCTCGCAATCCTAAAGAGGTAGAGGCTCGGTAG
- the fbrsl1 gene encoding fibrosin-like 1 isoform X16 has translation MFATPATLPPPPTLPTNSLVVPGHPAGTPYPEHDLLRQELNNRFLVQSSERGRGPSASPLAPVSLLRAEFHQHQHMHQHQHTHQHTFTPFPASLPPAAILTPPTAPPMVRTQARNFDKYTPKLDNPFIRHSNFFPSYPPTMPGMPPLLPHSGPFSSLQGAFQPKASNPIDVGGRPGAVPHTLLQKDPRITDPFRTSVRKPGKWCAVHVQIAWQIYHHQQKMKQMQLDPHKLDMNGKLDLFSRPPAPGVFPGFPYPHDLARPLFSSTGSSHPAPSPYGPVPHPSGFLPPSHLADPFSRSSSYGGLGNLSSSAFGGLGNPSLGSNSVFGTKEGPGGLPTFGSPHHDTWNRLRRTPPSFPTPPQWPKTADAERSNSANSHEREREREREREREREREREREKRDSSIGKEEKDKDRDSVDRNRHSNRSSPASAPVSYQISSLIRSNSQNSCDSGRHHSGSVDRVREAEKELLERHRESSTLGDVKVKESRSPSKEILERRSSEDSIKPAQRSPSPYSKAVINEQGMKMAGGPPPTLKDSERKEPPPAELLHKVKNDMKIKEERKEEQEVMVVSSEPAPQPPAQALPAPISQPVNPHHHHPPLSHQPPLPSPRGSDIPAPGLHGVPMAHSLPLSMSAMPQMGSLNVLDRARMAPFMGVSPLAGRERLPHPAFPWDPLREAYRSLDLQRRMDFQLRAEQGHRFPSVYEQERAYREREAHDYSHHEHLLEVRREHERMRQQAEERERLHLREELDRARLHQLHQSPMEGHLPHMPPFMPHLGGMPYPRLSPSTGHNGPLNRTPPTAALSAPPPLVPAGSARPASPRRTTPLTTQDPRDYSPSRNPKEVEAR, from the exons ATGTTTGCAACCCCAGCCACACTGCCGCCACCACCGACCTTACCGACCAACAGTTTAGTGGTGCCTGGGCACCCAGCCGGCACCCCCTACCCAG AGCATGACCTCCTGAGGCAGGAGCTGAACAACCGCTTCCTGGTTCAGAGTTCAGAGCGGGGCCGGGGGCCGTCCGCCTCTCCGCTGGCCCCCGTGTCGCTCCTGAGGGCCGAGTTTCACCAACACCAGCACATGCACCAGCACCAACACACCCACCAGCACACCTTCACGCCCTTCCCCGCCAGTCTGCCCCCGGCCGCCATCCTCACCCCGCCCACCGCACCCCCCATGGTGCGTACCCAAGCCAGAAAT TTCGACAAATACACTCCCAAACTGGACAATCCATTCATCAGACATTCAAAC TTCTTCCCCTCCTATCCCCCCACCATGCCAGGCATGCCCCCGCTGCTCCCACACTCAGGACCCTTCAGCTCACTGCAAGGAGCCTTCCAGCCCAAG gcaTCTAATCCCATCGACGTAGGGGGACGTCCTGGAGCAGTACCTCACACACTCCTACAGAAGGATCCACGG ATAACAGATCCATTCAGGACATCTGTTAGG AAACCTGGCAAGTGGTGTGCAGTGCATGTCCAGATCGCATGGCAGatctaccaccaccagcagaaaATGAAG CAAATGCAGCTGGATCCTCACAAACTAGACATGAATGGGAAGCTGGACCTGTTTAGTCGACCCCCAGCTCCAGGAGTCTTCCCAGGGTTTCCATACCCTCATGACCTGGCACGACCCCTCTTCTCTTCCACAG GCTCCAGCCACCCCGCTCCCTCTCCGTACGGCCCTGTCCCCCACCCCAGCGGCTTCCTGCCTCCTAGCCATTTGGCAG ATCCTTTCAGTCGCTCCAGTTCCTATGGCGGCCTCGGCAACCTTTCAAGCAGTGCCTTCGGAGGATTAGGCAACCCCTCGCTTG GGTCCAACAGCGTGTTTGGCACCAAGGAGGGGCCAGGAGGACTGCCCACATTTGGCAGCCCCCACCACGACACCTGGAACAGACTTCGACGAACCCCACCATCGTTCCCCACCCCGCCACAGTGGCCCAAAACCGCAGACGCTGAGAGAAGCAACTCAGCCAACAGCCATGAGAGAGAGCGGGAGAGAGAAcgggaaagagaaagagaaagagagagggagagggaaagagagaaaagagactCGTCCATCGGGAAGGAAGAGAAGGATAAAGACAG GGATTCTGTGGATCGCAACCGCCACTCCAATCGTTCATCTCCAGCCTCTGCACCTGTCAGCTACCAGATCAGCAGCCTGATTCGCTCAAACAGCCAGAACTCCTGTGATTCGGGTCGACATCACAGCGGCAGTGTAGATCGAGTTCGTGAGGCAGAGAAGGAGCTGCTGGAGCGCCACAGAGAATCTTCTACGTTGGGTGACGTAAAGGTGAAGGAGAGCCGCTCGCCCAGCAAGGAGATACTAGAGAGGAGATCCTCTGAAGACTCCATCAAACCCGCCCAACGTTCTCCTTCCCCATACTCCAAGGCCGTGATCAATGAGCAGGGCATGAAGATGGCAGGTGGGCCCCCGCCTACACTCAAGGACAGCGAAAGGAAAGAGCCCCCGCCTGCAGAGCTCCTCCACAAGGTGAAAAATGACATGAAGATtaaggaggagagaaaggaggagcaggaggtcATGGTGGTGAGTTCCGAGCCCGCCCCCCAACCACCAGCCCAGGCTCTCCCTGCTCCCATCAGCCAACCTGTAaacccacaccaccaccacccacctCTGTCCCACCAGCCCCCTCTTCCCTCACCACGTGGCAGTGACATTCCAGCACCTGGCTTGCATGGTGTTCCCATGGCACACTCTCTGCCCCTTTCCATGAGTGCCATGCCCCAGATGGGCAGCCTCAATGTGCTAGACCGGGCTCGCATGGCTCCTTTCATGGGTGTGAGTCCTCTGGCAGGAAGAGAGCGCCTGCCCCACCCGGCCTTCCCTTGGGACCCACTAAGAGAGGCCTACCGCAGCCTGGACCTGCAGCGACGCATGGACTTCCAGCTCAGGGCTGAGCAAGGACATCGTTTCCCCAGTGTGTACGAACAGGAACGAGCCTACCGCGAAAGGGAGGCTCATGACTACTCTCACCACGAGCACCTGTTGGAGGTGCGCAGGGAGCACGAGAGGATGAGACAACAGGCGGAGGAGCGAGAGCGCCTCCACCTGAGGGAGGAGCTGGACAGAGCACGCCTCCATCAACTGCACCAGTCCCCAATGGAGGGCCATCTACCCCACATGCCCCCCTTTATGCCCCACCTAGGCGGCATGCCCTATCCCAGACTCAGCCCCTCTACGGGACACAACGGCCCTCTGAACAGAACACCCCCTACTGCCGCACTCAGTGCACCCCCGCCCCTCGTGCCAGCCGGCAGTGCCAGGCCAGCCTCACCCAGGAGGACTACCCCCCTCACCACCCAGGACCCACGGGACTACTCCCCATCTCGCAATCCTAAAGAGGTAGAGGCTCGGTAG